In Streptomyces chartreusis NRRL 3882, the following are encoded in one genomic region:
- the acnA gene encoding aconitate hydratase AcnA, protein MSANSFDARSTLQVGDESYEIFRLDKVEGSARLPYSLKVLLENLLRTEDGANITADHIRALGGWDSQAQPSQEIQFTPARVIMQDFTGVPCVVDLATMREAVKELGGDPAKINPLAPAELVIDHSVIADKFGTNDAFAQNVELEYGRNRERYQFLRWGQTAFDEFKVVPPGTGIVHQVNIEHLARTVMVRNGQAYPDTLVGTDSHTTMVNGLGVLGWGVGGIEAEAAMLGQPVSMLIPRVVGFKLTGELKPGTTATDLVLTITEMLRKHGVVGKFVEFYGEGVAATSLANRATIGNMSPEFGSTAAIFPIDDETIKYLKLTGRSEQQLALVEAYAKEQGLWLDPAAEPDFSEKLELDLATVVPSIAGPKRPQDRIVLANAAEQFKQDVRAYVNDEYEASKESFPSSDAPSSIPNGAPSNPVTVTAPDGTSYEIDHGAVTVAAITSCTNTSNPYVMVAAALVAKKAVEKGLTRKPWVKTTLAPGSKVVTDYFEKAGLTPYLDKVGFNLVGYGCTTCIGNSGPLPEEVSKAVNDHDLAVTSVLSGNRNFEGRINPDVKMNYLASPPLVVAYAIAGSMKVDITRDALGTDQDGNPVFLKDIWPSEAEVNDVVANAIGEDMFSKSYSDVFAGDAQWQALPIPTGNTFEWDPQSTYVRKPPYFEGMTMETTPVSDISGARVLAKLGDSVTTDHISPAGAIKADTPAGKYLTEHGVERRDFNSYGSRRGNHEVMIRGTFANIRLRNQIAPGTEGGYTRDFTQDGGPVSFIYDASQNYQAAGIPLVVLAGKEYGSGSSRDWAAKGTALLGVKAVIAESYERIHRSNLIGMGVLPLQFPEGQSAASLGLTGEETFSISGVTALNEGTTPRTVKVTTDTGVEFDAVVRIDTPGEADYYRNGGIMQYVLRSLIRK, encoded by the coding sequence GTGTCGGCGAACAGCTTCGACGCCCGCAGCACGCTGCAGGTGGGCGACGAGTCGTACGAGATCTTCCGGCTGGACAAGGTGGAGGGCTCGGCCCGCCTTCCGTACAGCCTCAAGGTCCTGCTGGAGAACCTGCTCCGCACCGAGGACGGCGCGAACATCACCGCCGACCACATCCGCGCCCTCGGCGGCTGGGACTCGCAGGCCCAGCCGTCGCAGGAGATCCAGTTCACGCCGGCCCGCGTGATCATGCAGGACTTCACCGGCGTGCCCTGTGTCGTGGACCTCGCGACCATGCGTGAGGCCGTCAAGGAGCTGGGCGGCGACCCGGCGAAGATCAACCCGCTGGCGCCGGCCGAGCTGGTCATCGACCACTCCGTCATCGCCGACAAGTTCGGCACGAACGACGCCTTCGCGCAGAACGTCGAGCTGGAGTACGGCCGCAACAGGGAGCGCTACCAGTTCCTGCGCTGGGGCCAGACCGCCTTCGACGAGTTCAAGGTCGTCCCGCCCGGCACCGGCATCGTCCACCAGGTGAACATCGAGCACCTCGCGCGTACGGTCATGGTCCGTAACGGCCAGGCCTACCCCGACACCCTCGTCGGCACCGACTCGCACACCACGATGGTCAACGGCCTGGGCGTCCTCGGCTGGGGCGTCGGCGGCATCGAGGCCGAGGCCGCGATGCTCGGCCAGCCGGTCTCCATGCTCATCCCGCGCGTCGTCGGCTTCAAGCTCACCGGTGAGCTCAAGCCCGGCACCACCGCCACCGACCTCGTGCTGACCATCACCGAGATGCTGCGCAAGCACGGTGTCGTCGGCAAGTTCGTCGAGTTCTACGGCGAGGGTGTGGCGGCCACGAGCCTCGCCAACCGCGCCACCATCGGCAACATGTCGCCGGAGTTCGGCTCGACCGCCGCGATCTTCCCGATCGACGACGAGACGATCAAGTACCTCAAGCTCACCGGCCGCTCCGAGCAGCAGCTCGCCCTCGTCGAGGCGTACGCCAAGGAGCAGGGCCTCTGGCTGGACCCGGCCGCCGAGCCCGACTTCTCCGAGAAGCTGGAGCTCGACCTGGCGACGGTCGTGCCGTCCATCGCCGGCCCGAAGCGCCCGCAGGACCGTATCGTCCTCGCCAACGCCGCCGAGCAGTTCAAGCAGGACGTCCGCGCCTACGTCAACGACGAGTACGAGGCCAGCAAGGAGTCCTTCCCGAGCTCCGACGCCCCCTCGTCGATCCCGAACGGCGCCCCGTCGAACCCGGTCACCGTGACCGCCCCCGACGGCACCTCGTACGAGATCGACCACGGCGCGGTGACGGTCGCGGCCATCACCTCCTGCACCAACACCTCAAACCCGTACGTCATGGTCGCCGCCGCCCTGGTGGCCAAGAAGGCGGTGGAGAAGGGCCTGACCCGCAAGCCGTGGGTCAAGACCACCCTCGCCCCGGGTTCCAAGGTCGTCACCGACTACTTCGAGAAGGCGGGCCTGACCCCGTACCTCGACAAGGTCGGCTTCAACCTCGTCGGCTACGGCTGCACCACCTGCATCGGCAACTCCGGCCCGCTGCCGGAGGAGGTCTCCAAGGCCGTCAACGACCACGACCTCGCGGTCACCTCGGTCCTCTCCGGCAACCGGAACTTCGAGGGCCGTATCAACCCCGACGTCAAGATGAACTACCTGGCGTCCCCGCCGCTGGTCGTGGCCTACGCGATCGCCGGCTCCATGAAGGTCGACATCACCCGTGACGCCCTGGGCACCGACCAGGACGGCAACCCGGTCTTCCTGAAGGACATCTGGCCCTCCGAGGCCGAGGTGAACGACGTCGTCGCCAACGCCATCGGCGAGGACATGTTCTCCAAGTCCTACTCGGACGTCTTCGCGGGCGACGCCCAGTGGCAGGCGCTGCCGATCCCGACCGGCAACACCTTCGAGTGGGACCCGCAGTCGACGTACGTCCGCAAGCCCCCGTACTTCGAGGGCATGACGATGGAGACCACCCCGGTCTCCGACATCTCCGGCGCCCGCGTGCTCGCCAAGCTGGGCGACTCGGTCACCACCGACCACATCTCCCCGGCGGGTGCCATCAAGGCCGACACCCCGGCCGGCAAGTACCTCACGGAGCACGGCGTCGAGCGCCGCGACTTCAACAGCTACGGCTCGCGCCGCGGCAACCACGAGGTCATGATCCGCGGTACGTTCGCCAACATCCGCCTGCGCAACCAGATCGCGCCGGGCACCGAGGGCGGCTACACGCGTGACTTCACGCAGGACGGCGGCCCGGTCTCCTTCATCTACGACGCCTCGCAGAACTACCAGGCCGCCGGCATCCCGCTGGTCGTCCTGGCCGGCAAGGAGTACGGCTCCGGCTCGTCCCGCGACTGGGCCGCCAAGGGCACCGCGCTCCTGGGCGTCAAGGCCGTCATCGCCGAGTCCTACGAGCGCATCCACCGCTCGAACCTCATCGGCATGGGCGTCCTTCCGCTCCAGTTCCCGGAGGGCCAGTCGGCCGCGTCCCTCGGCCTGACGGGTGAGGAGACCTTCTCCATCTCCGGCGTCACCGCGCTCAACGAGGGCACCACCCCGCGCACGGTGAAGGTCACCACCGACACCGGCGTCGAGTTCGACGCGGTCGTCCGCATCGACACCCCCGGTGAGGCGGACTACTACCGCAACGGCGGCATCATGCAGTACGTGCTGCGCAGCCTGATCCGCAAGTAA
- a CDS encoding DUF4236 domain-containing protein — MPLTFRKSFRILPGVRLNINKRSWSITTGGGKNGPRHTRSSTGRRTTSMDLPGPFGWRRTRTARRH; from the coding sequence ATGCCGCTCACGTTCCGCAAGAGTTTCCGGATCCTTCCGGGGGTGCGTCTGAACATCAACAAGCGCTCCTGGTCCATCACGACCGGCGGTGGAAAGAACGGCCCGCGTCACACCCGCAGCAGTACGGGACGTCGTACGACATCGATGGACCTGCCCGGACCTTTCGGGTGGCGGCGCACGCGCACCGCCCGTCGACACTGA
- a CDS encoding helix-turn-helix domain-containing protein — protein MADDYLVRIGKLIRDARQHRGWTQSQLAEALGTSQSAVNRIERGNQNISLEMIARIGEALDSEIVSLGYAGPMHLRVVGGRRLSGAIDVKTSKNACVALLCASLLNQGRTVLRRVARIEEVYRLLEVLGSIGVRTRWINDGVDLEIVPSAELDLAAIDADAARRTRSIIMFLGPLLHRMDHFKLPYAGGCDLGTRTVEPHMIALRRFGLDIAATEGQYHAMVDRSVRPDRPIVLTERGDTVTENALLAAARHDGITVIRNASSNYMVQDLCFFLEALGVKVDGIGTTTLTVHGVPTIDVDVDYSPSEDPVEAMSLVAAAVVTESQLTVRRVPIEFLEIELAVLEEMGLDHDRTPEYFADNGRTRLVDLTVRPSKLEAPIDKIHPMPFPGLNIDNVPFFAAIAAVAQGKTLIHDWVYDNRAIYLTDLNRLGGRLQLLDPHRVLVEGPTRWRAAEMMCPPALRPAVVVLLAMMAAEGTSVLRNVYVINRGYEDLAERLNSIGAQIETFRDI, from the coding sequence ATGGCAGACGACTACCTCGTACGCATCGGCAAGCTCATCCGTGACGCCCGGCAGCACCGGGGCTGGACCCAGTCGCAGCTGGCGGAGGCGCTCGGAACCAGCCAGAGCGCCGTGAACCGGATCGAGCGCGGCAACCAGAACATCAGCCTTGAGATGATCGCGCGTATCGGGGAGGCCCTCGACAGCGAGATCGTGTCGCTCGGCTACGCCGGTCCGATGCACCTGCGGGTGGTCGGCGGCCGCCGGCTGTCCGGCGCCATCGACGTGAAGACGAGCAAGAACGCGTGTGTCGCGCTGCTGTGCGCCTCACTGCTCAACCAGGGGCGCACGGTGCTGCGCCGCGTGGCTCGCATCGAGGAGGTGTACCGCCTCCTGGAGGTGCTGGGCTCGATCGGCGTCCGCACCCGGTGGATCAACGACGGTGTCGACCTGGAGATCGTGCCGTCGGCCGAGCTGGACCTGGCGGCCATCGACGCGGACGCGGCCCGCCGCACCCGCTCGATCATCATGTTCCTCGGTCCGCTGCTGCACCGCATGGACCACTTCAAGCTGCCCTACGCCGGCGGCTGCGACCTCGGTACGCGCACGGTCGAGCCGCACATGATCGCGCTGCGCCGGTTCGGTCTCGACATCGCCGCCACCGAGGGCCAGTACCACGCGATGGTGGACCGCTCGGTCCGCCCCGACCGTCCGATCGTGCTGACCGAGCGCGGTGACACGGTGACCGAGAACGCGCTGCTCGCGGCCGCCCGGCACGACGGCATCACCGTCATCCGCAACGCGTCCTCCAACTACATGGTCCAGGACCTGTGCTTCTTCCTGGAGGCCCTCGGTGTGAAGGTCGACGGCATCGGCACCACCACGCTCACCGTGCACGGCGTGCCGACCATCGACGTCGACGTGGACTACTCCCCCTCCGAGGACCCGGTCGAGGCGATGAGCCTGGTCGCGGCAGCCGTGGTCACCGAGTCGCAGCTGACGGTGCGCCGGGTGCCGATCGAGTTCCTGGAGATCGAGCTGGCCGTGCTGGAGGAGATGGGCCTCGACCACGACCGCACGCCCGAGTACTTCGCCGACAACGGCCGCACCCGGCTGGTGGACCTCACCGTCCGGCCCTCCAAGCTGGAGGCGCCGATCGACAAGATCCACCCCATGCCGTTCCCCGGCCTGAACATCGACAACGTCCCGTTCTTCGCGGCCATCGCGGCGGTCGCCCAGGGCAAGACCCTCATCCACGACTGGGTCTACGACAACCGCGCGATCTACCTGACCGACCTCAACCGGCTGGGTGGCCGCCTGCAGCTCCTCGACCCGCACCGCGTGCTGGTCGAGGGCCCGACCCGCTGGCGCGCCGCCGAGATGATGTGCCCGCCGGCCCTGCGCCCCGCGGTGGTCGTCCTGCTGGCGATGATGGCGGCCGAGGGCACGTCGGTGCTGCGCAACGTGTACGTCATCAACCGGGGTTACGAGGACCTGGCCGAGCGACTGAACTCGATCGGGGCGCAGATCGAGACGTTCCGGGACATCTGA
- a CDS encoding TetR/AcrR family transcriptional regulator, translating to MPERKPRQDAVRNRKAVLAAADDLFARSDSPEELTMADIAAAAGVGKGTLFRAFGDRAGLLRALYEARLEPVREAVEAGPPPLGPATPPHQRVPALLDAVLCFKLDNRRLALALEEGGSGSPYQAEHYTLWHGLLRSVLEQIPGLTDSDFLAHALLAATRADLVEHLAGRERLPRDTMRAHLANLTARVLGSGPLPESATGN from the coding sequence GTGCCCGAGCGCAAGCCCCGCCAGGACGCCGTCCGCAACCGCAAGGCCGTCCTCGCGGCCGCCGACGACCTCTTCGCCCGCTCCGACAGTCCCGAGGAACTCACCATGGCCGACATCGCGGCAGCGGCCGGCGTCGGCAAGGGAACGCTCTTCCGTGCCTTCGGTGACCGCGCCGGGCTGCTCCGCGCGCTGTACGAGGCGCGGCTCGAACCGGTCAGGGAGGCAGTCGAAGCCGGTCCGCCGCCGTTGGGCCCCGCCACCCCACCGCACCAGCGCGTACCCGCCCTGCTGGACGCCGTCCTGTGCTTCAAACTCGACAACCGCCGCCTCGCGCTGGCCCTGGAAGAGGGCGGCAGCGGCAGTCCCTACCAGGCGGAGCACTACACCCTGTGGCACGGCCTGCTCCGGTCCGTGCTGGAGCAGATCCCCGGTCTGACCGACAGCGACTTCCTCGCCCATGCCCTGCTCGCCGCCACCCGGGCCGACCTCGTCGAGCACCTGGCCGGGCGAGAGCGGCTGCCACGCGACACCATGCGGGCGCACCTGGCGAACCTCACCGCCAGAGTCCTGGGCTCCGGCCCACTACCGGAATCGGCCACCGGGAACTGA
- a CDS encoding nuclear transport factor 2 family protein, whose amino-acid sequence MSAPTAPIAPADLYRHSLRLLLEKDISAWVGLWAEDGVMEFPFAPPGWPRRLEGKEAIAAYMRPYPDHIDLHAFPDLRIHRTTDPETIVAEMRGVGRLVKTDSPYEMTYIAVVTVRDGLIASYRDYWNPLAVLEPGTGFAGSAR is encoded by the coding sequence ATGTCCGCACCGACGGCACCGATCGCACCGGCGGATCTCTACCGCCACAGCCTGCGACTGCTCCTGGAAAAGGACATTTCCGCGTGGGTCGGCCTGTGGGCCGAGGACGGCGTCATGGAGTTCCCCTTCGCGCCCCCGGGTTGGCCCCGGCGCCTGGAGGGCAAGGAGGCCATCGCCGCCTACATGCGCCCCTACCCCGACCACATCGACCTGCACGCCTTCCCCGACCTGCGGATCCACCGGACCACCGACCCGGAGACCATCGTGGCCGAGATGCGCGGCGTCGGACGCCTGGTCAAGACCGACAGTCCCTACGAGATGACCTACATCGCCGTCGTCACGGTCCGGGACGGGCTCATCGCCTCCTACCGGGACTACTGGAACCCCCTCGCCGTCCTCGAACCCGGCACCGGCTTCGCCGGGAGCGCCCGATGA
- a CDS encoding NmrA family NAD(P)-binding protein, translated as MTGTGTTLVIGATGTTGSRTTARLTAAGHRVRAASRHATPVPGAEAVPFDWYDPAGHAAALEGVDRVYLIPPLGDPDPAAVMLPFLRRARAAGTRRAVLLGSSAIPRGGPAVGAVHQALPELFEQWAVLRPSWFMQNFTGAHAHARGIREDGTISTATGNGRVGFVDADDIAAVAFHALTDDPALNSDVVLTGPEALSYDDIATLITEVTGRPVVHRPVSYEQMRDRLSALMPVEFAAMLADMERAIAEGAEDRVTDTVQRLTGRPARSFRAFLSTPGTRLDQGT; from the coding sequence ATGACCGGCACCGGCACCACTCTGGTCATCGGCGCCACCGGCACCACCGGCAGCCGCACCACCGCACGCCTGACCGCCGCCGGCCACCGCGTCAGAGCCGCGAGCCGGCACGCCACCCCGGTCCCCGGCGCGGAGGCGGTCCCCTTCGACTGGTACGATCCCGCCGGCCACGCCGCCGCCCTCGAGGGGGTCGACCGCGTCTATCTCATACCGCCCCTGGGCGACCCCGACCCGGCAGCGGTCATGCTGCCTTTCCTGCGCCGGGCCCGGGCCGCCGGCACACGCCGCGCGGTGCTCCTCGGTTCCTCGGCCATCCCCCGGGGCGGCCCGGCGGTGGGCGCGGTGCACCAGGCTCTGCCTGAACTGTTCGAACAGTGGGCGGTGCTGCGGCCCTCCTGGTTCATGCAGAACTTCACCGGCGCGCACGCGCACGCCCGCGGCATCCGCGAGGACGGCACCATCTCCACCGCGACCGGGAACGGCCGGGTCGGCTTCGTCGACGCCGACGACATCGCCGCCGTCGCGTTCCACGCCCTGACCGACGACCCCGCCCTCAACAGCGATGTCGTCCTCACCGGACCGGAAGCGCTCAGCTACGACGACATCGCCACGCTCATCACCGAGGTCACCGGCCGGCCCGTGGTCCACCGGCCGGTCTCCTACGAACAGATGCGCGATCGCCTCTCGGCGCTGATGCCGGTGGAGTTCGCCGCCATGCTGGCGGACATGGAGCGTGCCATCGCGGAGGGGGCGGAGGACCGCGTCACCGATACCGTCCAGCGCCTCACGGGCCGGCCGGCGCGCTCTTTCCGCGCCTTCCTCTCCACGCCCGGGACCCGGCTCGACCAAGGCACGTGA
- a CDS encoding DUF488 family protein: MDVHLLTFGHSTADRDRITELLRHAGITAVVDVRTAPGSRRDPDLSRRRLAEWMPDGGIAYRWEPALGGFRTPPVDSPDIVWRNASFRGYAAHTRSPEFVTAMDRVLREAAHGRTAVMCSEAVWWRCHRRLIADFAVLARGVPVHHLMHDGRLGAHAPTPGARLRDDGLLVYDGYDGRTEPGGD, translated from the coding sequence GTGGACGTGCATCTGCTGACCTTCGGGCACAGCACCGCCGATCGGGACCGGATCACCGAGCTGCTGCGCCACGCCGGCATCACGGCCGTCGTGGACGTGCGGACCGCTCCCGGCAGCCGCCGCGACCCCGATCTGTCGCGGCGGCGGCTCGCCGAGTGGATGCCGGACGGCGGCATCGCCTACCGGTGGGAACCCGCCCTCGGCGGATTCCGCACACCTCCCGTGGACAGCCCGGACATCGTCTGGCGCAACGCCTCCTTCCGCGGCTACGCCGCCCACACCCGCTCCCCCGAGTTCGTCACCGCGATGGACCGGGTGCTGCGCGAGGCCGCGCACGGCCGCACCGCCGTGATGTGCAGCGAGGCGGTCTGGTGGCGCTGCCACCGCCGGCTGATCGCCGACTTCGCCGTACTCGCCCGCGGCGTACCGGTTCACCACCTCATGCACGACGGGCGCCTCGGCGCCCACGCGCCGACGCCCGGCGCGCGACTGCGCGACGACGGGCTTCTCGTCTACGACGGTTACGACGGCCGCACGGAGCCCGGCGGCGACTGA
- a CDS encoding type I phosphomannose isomerase catalytic subunit: MDWHPLRLTTPVKQHVFGGRAIAERLGRTGLPDGPVAETWEVSDVDGDASTVLEGPLAGRTLRQIMADHPEELLGPHVRPGPRFPLLTKFIDGSRPLPVHLHADDTTARRLEGEPHGKTEAWHILDAAPGATALVGTRPGVDRDTLHRALLAQDFDAVMRRLPVRAGQTVYVPGGTLHSFGPGTLVYEIEQTSDIQQHAMRTRMEDGSPVPEAEWHDNLARLLDEWRPGPRPELHSGTDIRRDGGVVRTVLCTSPYFALERWTAGTTAPLVHAFSTAQILTNAGAPVTVTSGPWTGRLDRARTLLLPAALGEVRVQGPADVLIGYVPDAL, encoded by the coding sequence GTGGACTGGCACCCGCTGCGGCTCACCACCCCCGTCAAGCAGCACGTCTTCGGCGGGCGGGCCATCGCCGAGCGGCTGGGCCGCACCGGCCTGCCCGACGGCCCGGTGGCCGAGACGTGGGAGGTGAGCGACGTCGACGGCGACGCCTCGACCGTCCTGGAGGGGCCCCTGGCCGGACGCACCCTCCGGCAGATCATGGCGGACCACCCCGAGGAACTGCTGGGGCCGCACGTCCGCCCCGGCCCCCGCTTCCCCCTCCTCACCAAGTTCATCGACGGCAGCCGCCCGCTCCCGGTGCACCTGCACGCCGACGACACCACCGCCCGCCGCCTGGAGGGCGAACCCCACGGCAAGACCGAGGCCTGGCACATCCTCGACGCCGCCCCGGGAGCCACCGCCCTGGTCGGCACCCGGCCCGGCGTGGACCGCGACACCCTGCACCGGGCGCTGCTCGCCCAGGACTTCGACGCGGTCATGCGACGCCTGCCCGTCCGTGCCGGACAGACGGTCTACGTCCCCGGCGGCACCCTGCACAGCTTCGGCCCCGGCACGCTCGTCTACGAGATCGAGCAGACCTCCGACATCCAGCAGCACGCCATGCGCACCCGCATGGAGGACGGTTCGCCCGTCCCCGAGGCGGAGTGGCACGATAACCTCGCCCGCCTGCTCGACGAGTGGCGTCCCGGGCCGCGCCCCGAGCTCCACTCGGGCACGGACATCCGCAGGGACGGCGGCGTGGTGCGCACCGTGCTCTGCACGAGCCCGTACTTCGCCCTCGAACGCTGGACCGCCGGCACCACGGCCCCCCTGGTGCACGCCTTCTCCACCGCACAGATCCTCACCAACGCCGGAGCCCCGGTGACCGTCACCTCCGGCCCCTGGACCGGCCGCCTGGACCGCGCCCGCACCCTGCTCCTCCCCGCCGCCCTCGGCGAGGTCCGCGTCCAGGGCCCCGCCGACGTCCTGATCGGCTACGTGCCCGACGCCCTGTAG
- a CDS encoding serine/threonine-protein kinase, with the protein MRPGDEFAGRYVLEEVIGTGRGGDVWLAHDTVVGQDVALKPERVEGDRETAVRRLLGEPRALAKFRDHPHVVTLFDVVTVPSDGDTGGDGGGATAGGGGETYWFVMEYVPGGGLDRQPPMSPERVARIGAQLADALAALHEAGIVHCDLKPANIGLSRRGAAKLLDFGAAYRAGGGETITANGPYSFTPDYAAPELARGNVPRPASDVFCLAATLHALVTGSPPRGGEPGADGDEAVAAGEDQDRLTYWKAEQGVVELDAEAVGPLHPVLGAMLRRDPRQRPDAAEAGRLLAAVAEHGTPDPAGRPAAPGGGRPRRRRATLLAAALGVGAAIVLSLVVLPGDGDGRGDGGNSTRGSAGRQLPKDPSHGGTRALIGDPRTADVCALADPDALDRFGESEVDVDYGNFDRCDVLVHPDDRSRIDVSVQLRPGSPPEASDPVRTIGGIAVREAPPKKGECGLLLSRDDAAGGSDSTGSTGRGSGSADGDMFVGVRVDVGHGTVAGGAAALCAVADTAARSAAEVLNRGPLPRRSPPYPAASLAWTSACALLDAEALSVVPGIKADVPEAGVADWDCEWFSDVDDLEAEIAFFRDERKSARDGRTVRLSGYDAVVEPEGNGDGTCTVFIPYREYGGRDAETAVEMLRLHVGGRRSSGELCHLATELAASAAAELRAR; encoded by the coding sequence GTGCGTCCCGGAGACGAGTTCGCCGGCCGATATGTCCTCGAGGAGGTCATCGGCACAGGGCGGGGCGGCGACGTGTGGCTGGCCCACGACACGGTGGTGGGGCAGGACGTCGCGCTGAAGCCGGAGCGGGTCGAGGGCGACCGCGAGACGGCGGTGCGGCGGCTGCTGGGCGAGCCGCGTGCGCTGGCCAAGTTCCGTGATCATCCCCATGTCGTGACGCTGTTCGACGTCGTCACGGTGCCGTCGGACGGGGACACCGGCGGGGACGGGGGCGGAGCCACTGCCGGGGGCGGGGGCGAGACGTACTGGTTCGTCATGGAGTACGTGCCCGGCGGCGGCCTCGACCGGCAGCCGCCCATGAGCCCCGAGCGCGTGGCCCGGATCGGGGCCCAGCTCGCCGACGCGCTCGCCGCGCTGCACGAGGCGGGTATCGTCCACTGCGACCTCAAGCCCGCCAACATCGGCCTCAGCCGGCGCGGTGCCGCGAAGCTGCTGGACTTCGGCGCCGCCTACCGGGCCGGCGGCGGTGAGACCATCACGGCCAACGGGCCCTACAGCTTCACCCCGGACTACGCCGCCCCCGAGCTGGCCCGGGGAAACGTCCCGCGGCCCGCCTCCGACGTGTTCTGCCTGGCCGCCACCCTCCACGCCCTGGTCACCGGTTCCCCGCCACGCGGCGGCGAGCCCGGGGCGGACGGCGACGAGGCCGTGGCCGCCGGGGAGGACCAGGACCGTCTGACGTACTGGAAGGCCGAGCAGGGCGTCGTCGAACTGGACGCCGAAGCGGTGGGCCCCCTCCACCCCGTGCTCGGCGCCATGCTCCGGCGTGACCCGCGGCAGCGCCCCGACGCGGCCGAGGCCGGGCGGCTGCTGGCGGCCGTGGCGGAACACGGCACGCCGGACCCGGCCGGCCGGCCCGCCGCGCCCGGCGGCGGGCGCCCGCGGCGGCGACGCGCTACCCTGCTCGCGGCGGCCCTCGGCGTCGGCGCCGCGATCGTCCTGAGTCTCGTCGTCCTTCCCGGGGACGGCGACGGGCGGGGCGACGGCGGGAACAGCACGCGTGGGTCCGCCGGGAGGCAGCTTCCGAAGGACCCCTCGCACGGTGGGACGCGGGCTCTGATCGGTGATCCGCGCACCGCCGACGTGTGCGCCCTGGCCGACCCCGACGCGCTCGACCGGTTCGGGGAGAGCGAAGTCGACGTCGACTACGGCAACTTCGACCGCTGCGACGTGCTCGTCCACCCGGACGACAGGTCCCGTATCGACGTGTCGGTCCAGCTGCGCCCGGGCTCGCCGCCCGAGGCGTCGGACCCCGTCAGGACCATCGGCGGCATCGCCGTACGGGAGGCGCCGCCGAAGAAGGGCGAGTGCGGGCTGCTGCTGTCCCGGGACGACGCGGCCGGCGGCAGCGACAGCACCGGCAGCACCGGCCGCGGCAGTGGCAGCGCCGACGGCGACATGTTCGTAGGGGTCCGTGTCGACGTGGGGCACGGCACGGTGGCGGGCGGTGCCGCGGCGCTGTGCGCGGTCGCCGACACCGCCGCCCGCAGCGCGGCCGAGGTCCTGAACCGCGGCCCGCTCCCCCGCCGTTCCCCGCCCTACCCGGCCGCCTCGCTGGCCTGGACGAGCGCCTGCGCGCTGCTCGACGCCGAGGCGCTGTCCGTCGTCCCCGGCATCAAGGCCGACGTGCCGGAGGCCGGTGTCGCGGACTGGGACTGCGAGTGGTTCAGCGACGTCGACGACCTGGAGGCGGAGATCGCCTTCTTCCGCGACGAGCGCAAATCCGCGCGGGACGGCCGCACCGTCCGGCTCAGCGGTTACGACGCCGTTGTCGAGCCGGAGGGCAACGGCGACGGCACCTGCACGGTGTTCATCCCGTACCGGGAGTACGGCGGCCGGGACGCCGAGACGGCCGTCGAGATGCTGCGGCTGCACGTCGGCGGGCGGCGGTCCAGCGGCGAACTGTGCCATCTGGCCACCGAGCTCGCCGCCTCGGCGGCCGCGGAACTGCGTGCCCGCTGA
- a CDS encoding FHA domain-containing protein: MSFSASLARGVAPTAPGTLHARTVTGDLCAPPRTGLTVRFGRGERPDVDLEVGVDDLRVSRRHGELTYRQGQWWLRNTGKQLVRLPRGRMMHTTTEPVPLTTGYTPLFVRGSGYREHLIELYVADHDDQGPVSRRRAETLRPETWALDDDERLLLVVLGQRYLLYEEDPRPLTYSMAARQLVHLRPDGNWTERRIEHRIEVVRHRLHGTGFKYPLVHDKTEERRPYDNTLLHNLLKGLVESTTLVPPDLNLMDDTPGDPNMPGLQDGSPAGQP, from the coding sequence ATGTCCTTCTCCGCCAGCCTCGCGCGCGGTGTCGCGCCCACCGCACCCGGAACCCTGCACGCGCGCACGGTCACCGGCGACCTGTGCGCCCCGCCGCGCACGGGGCTGACCGTCCGCTTCGGTCGGGGCGAGCGGCCGGACGTGGACCTGGAGGTCGGCGTGGACGACCTGCGGGTGAGCCGCCGGCACGGGGAGCTGACGTACCGGCAGGGGCAGTGGTGGCTGCGCAACACCGGGAAGCAGCTGGTGCGGCTGCCGCGCGGCCGGATGATGCACACCACCACCGAGCCGGTCCCCCTCACCACCGGCTACACCCCGCTGTTCGTGAGGGGCTCCGGCTACCGCGAGCACCTGATCGAGCTGTACGTGGCCGACCACGACGACCAGGGGCCGGTGTCACGCCGCCGGGCCGAGACCCTGCGGCCGGAGACCTGGGCGCTCGACGACGACGAGCGGCTGCTGCTGGTCGTCCTCGGCCAGCGGTACCTGCTGTACGAGGAGGACCCGCGGCCCCTGACGTACTCCATGGCCGCCCGGCAGCTCGTCCATCTGCGTCCGGACGGCAACTGGACGGAACGCCGGATCGAGCACCGCATCGAGGTGGTCCGCCACCGTCTGCACGGCACCGGCTTCAAGTACCCGCTGGTGCACGACAAGACGGAGGAGCGGCGGCCCTACGACAACACCCTGCTGCACAACCTGCTCAAGGGCCTGGTCGAGTCGACGACGCTGGTCCCGCCGGACCTCAACCTGATGGACGACACGCCCGGCGACCCCAACATGCCCGGACTCCAGGACGGGTCGCCCGCGGGGCAGCCGTAG